Below is a genomic region from Citrobacter europaeus.
AACAGCCCGGCATTGAGCAGGTTACCCTGACCGAGGCAGCAGTCTGTACCAAAGCGACGCTTGCGGAAATGCTGAGCCGGATGGAAAAACGCGATCTGGTCAAGCGTGAGCACGATCCAGCGGATAAGCGTCGGCGGTTTGTTTATTTAACCGCGCAAGGAGAGGCATTACTGGCCAGCGCCACTCCGTTAGGCAATAGCGTGGATGAGGAGTTTCTGGGGCGATTATCCGATGAAGAGCGTGAGCAGTTCACTCGTCTGGTGCGTAAGATGATGAACTAATCTG
It encodes:
- a CDS encoding MarR family transcriptional regulator is translated as MRLRNTAFHLLRQLFQHHTARWQHELPDLTKPQYAVMRAIAEQPGIEQVTLTEAAVCTKATLAEMLSRMEKRDLVKREHDPADKRRRFVYLTAQGEALLASATPLGNSVDEEFLGRLSDEEREQFTRLVRKMMN